ATGCACAACTGActggctacacacacacacacacgcacgcacgcacgcacgcacacacgcacgcacgcacgcaatAATCCAAGACCGCAGCATACTTAAACTGTGCACAAATGActggctacacacacacacacacacacacacacacacacacacacacacacacgcaataaTCCAAGACCGCAGCATACTTAAACTGTCATTTTTCTAGAACCCCAGGAAGTGTCCCTCTGTACCCAGGCTTTCTCTGCCTCCACACTAATGGCATTTGGGGCTGGATCGTTCTTTGGTGGGgcactgtcctgtgcattgtggcTGTTTGGCAGCATGCTGGCCTCCACTTACTAGATGCCAACAGCACCCACCACCACCAAGTTGTGAGTACCACAGccatctccagacattgccatatGTCCCCTTGGGAACAAAATCACCTCTGTGCTATACTAACCTTGTttctataactttaaaaaaaaaatcttttcctttctacTATCAAAAGCCTTGCCTCAAAAGAGTTCACATCTAGTACTGTTACGTTATTCTTACGTTGTTTGAATATATACAGGAGTTTCTTTCTGCCCCGTTTAATGACAGAGAAACGGAGTGCGAGGAAGAACAGCAGGACCAACACTGCAGCCGATGTCAGCGCAAGACAGAAGGGGAGGATCTGCGGAGCGTGTCctttaaaaaagagcaaaaggagAAATGCGTGCAAAAACATTCTTATGCAAATACACTCAAGTTTATATCCTTTACATTGGTAAATTCCTAAACGCGAGAATCAGTGCCGTAGCTACCTCCAACCTGCTAATCTAGTAAacttagaaaacttaaaaaaaaaaaaaacaccttaatAATTTTCCTAGAAGCCCACAAAAATTAAGCAGTTTGGCCTTTCTATCACATAGAAAATACGGGACCCTATAATTCAATCCCCTTTTCTTGGCATTAATAAAGGTGCAGTATCCTTTTAGGGGAGGTCTCACATTGCACTGCTTGCTAATGTGCATCTCAGGCTGAAGAAGACGGGGAACCAGAAGGAAGGGATGCTGGACAGAGGAGCCTGTTGCAGGCAGAGTTGTGAGACATCACGATACTGGGCGTTTCAGAGAGTGATTGGAACAGTCGTGATCATTCGATCGGATTTAACAGCAACAAACCAGCTGCCTGGCTCGCTCGCAGGGGCAGGCGTGGTGGTGGAGGTTGTACCTGGAGAGAAGTCGGCCGAGGTTGGTCCACAGACCACATCCCTGTCCTTCGTCCCGTTCACAAGTACAGACTTTCCATCTAAAGAACAGCTTAGAAAGTTCAATGAAAAGAGTGAGAATCATTAATTCAGGTACAGAGGATTCCAGTGAAAACCTTCAGTATTGTTCACCCCATGAACTAGCCTAGTGACAATGATCTTTGGGGGGGTTATAGGCAATGGGAAGATACTTTGAAAAACTTCCACTTGACCACCTGGCTTCCTTGTCTCTCACGCGGCCTTCGAGCTCGCCGTGGTTCACTCACGCTACCTAACTAGGTTCCTCTTTCTTCCCAGACTGGGAGCGACGCTGGGCTCTTGCCTGTTCCATGACCGCTAAGGTCACGCTGTTTTGTCTGGTTAGTCTCTCACCCCCACTTTTTAATCATATTTGACCATCTCTGGCACCTAGGAAGGATAGCATAGGGTTAGAAGTTCCCGCATTGGCATGAGACAAACCAGGGTTGAGCCCAGGTCTGCTGCTTTAACCTTGGGCAACTCATGGaatctctctcagcctcagtttcctcatctgcaaaatatggACTGTGTATGTCCCCAGGGCTGTGGTGAAGCACAAATGAAGGAGACCAGTGACACACAGTTGTGTGCCTGGCACACTCAGATGATAGCTGtcaccatcatcactgtcataGTCATCATTGCTGTTTTGTTTCTATGCCTTTTCTCTTGTCCCTTTACCTATTCCCAGCCCCCAAAGCCCAATTCAAACCCACTTTTTCATGTAGATTCACTTGACTACTCTGAACagtttgtgttaaaaaaaaaaagacctttttaaaaagaaaactttccaatCTGTTACAAACCaatacatttgtaaaatataatagtattgtaaatgtaaaataataataaaatgattttctagTAAGAGAATCAAGTGGAAAAGAACAAGGCATGTAAAATACAAGGGTCAGACTTTCACTATTAGAGTTGACAGACCACATTACTCTGCCAATTTGCCTTTAAAATCTCTAAACACTTTCTCTCCAAGCCTGTATTGTTGGTGGACCAGCACCTGTCTGTGAGCCAGTTTGAGTAGCTCTGGTCCCCCGAGTCAACAGTCACATTCTCTTGCATACTGTTGGCTTTTTACTGAGATGGCCTTGTGTGCTCAAGTGTGTGTTACATTTTGGACGGTAAGATGCATACTTTCTCCTTCTCCTATATCATCCTCAGGGCTGGCGTTGAATACTGGACAGGAGCTGACAGTGAGGGAAGGTAGTAGGCAGCAAAGAGATTAGAAGGAAACAGAGAACAGAAGACCACTCGAGGCAGACAATGGCAAAGTCCCGCTGGCAAATCTCATCTAGATGCTCTGAGCATTATTTCTCGAGAAAATGCCCACTTTGCATGTTGGGCCACTATGACATGCTGTTCCCATGCTGCCTGTTAGGATGCTCCTGTATGTACACACTTGATAGGTGTAAAAACGTTCGATGATAGCATTCCTTGACTTTAAAAACGTTTAAATTAGATGCTTTATTTTGTAAGGGAAAGGAAGTGAACATTTGTTAGCAAAAGGAAATTATACATACTTTGTCCAGGGTCGACAGACACCACGTTTCTGATCATTAAATTTCCCAAGGCAACAGTCTTTACAACCttgcataaaataaaagcagtaataaaaaagacACACTGTCATTATTTCATAACTTATCCTGGGACGAACATAGTAAAGTCAATTTAATATAACCTGCACAAATtgttcaacaatttttaaaacaaaactcgAAGATTGCTAGTTTTTATTATGCACTGGGTATTGTACATGTCTAAAATGTGTGCAAATGTGTGGTTCTGGTGACTAACAAATGTTCTAATTTCAAATTAATTccatttatggaaaaataatagatatattactttattaattaaaatatattattaattaaaatatattaatatcataGACTTGGCTCATTGGTTTATTGCATGTTACTTTAAGGTTCTACAAATCTATTTTTTACTTTGTATTCAAAGGATCAAGACCTATGCTAATGACATACATATGTCTACATAACAAACTTGCACTAGGTCGGGGAAGAGCAAACCTACCCTCCTTTGTTAATTCTTGACCTTGCTCACAGTCCTGCTCACACATGGTGCACAGTGTCCCCAGGCAGTGGAACCCTGAGACGCACTCACACTGTGCGTTGCTGGTGGGAGAGCACGGCTTCTTGGTCCTGAAAACACCTACAAAGCCCCCCCCCAACATTATATTACACTTGACCTCTGAGTCCAGGAAGCAAATTTATGTTTTGCAATAAAAATCATGTTCACTGTACTTATAATGCTTTTCATGACTTTAGGGTACAAAGTTTACTTTTAAATCTCCATAGAgacatttttacattttgctAGTTGAAAACCTCTCTCATCAAATGACTGTTTCctctaatatttaaaaagctcAATCCACAAATAATTGCTATTATGGCAAATTATTTTATTGGACCTGCCTGTTGACAGAGAAATTAGCATCTTTGACACTTAACGATTGTCGATAGAGATCAGTCAGCAAATAGGGAATGAAAGCTTGTCTTCCCAACAATCTTCTGGATAAAGAATGTGTCTTTAAAATCATACCTTCACATTGCCTGCATATGTCACAGGTCCTTTGTCCACCTGTGGTAGAGAAACTATTTGGAGGACAGGGAATGCAAATCTGGTTCTTGTTTTTCCCACAGAAAGTAcctaaaaaaggcagaaaatagcTTTACATGTTTGACAATGAGCAATCATCACCTAGGGCATTATGAAGCTTACCAAAAAAATTAGACTATAAAAGATTGATTAGTTTTCTAGATGCCACAGTGATAGACATTTTTTGTTGATTgacttttttaaattatacaattgCAAGATTGCCCTTAGCATAATCAcagaattagaaataattaatACACATATCGTAGCAAACAAATcagcagaaataaaatacttcacCTATTGAATAAAATGGAGTTATTTCTCTTGCTTAATCCAGGAGATGAAAAATGACTGGATCCAGGAGGAATTCAATGTCCTTCATTGCTACACTCAAACTGAAATGTGTCTGACCTTCCCCACTCTGTGAAGCCCACTGCCGCCTGTTTACtccctgctgtgctcccagtCTGAGCAGGGGGCCTTGCACACAACACTAACATGTTCTGAGGTCTTGCCATGT
The sequence above is drawn from the Cynocephalus volans isolate mCynVol1 chromosome 8, mCynVol1.pri, whole genome shotgun sequence genome and encodes:
- the TNFRSF9 gene encoding tumor necrosis factor receptor superfamily member 9, translated to MQDLIMGNGYYNMVATVLLVMNFESMRSMQDSCSKCPAGTFCGKNKNQICIPCPPNSFSTTGGQRTCDICRQCEGVFRTKKPCSPTSNAQCECVSGFHCLGTLCTMCEQDCEQGQELTKEGCKDCCLGKFNDQKRGVCRPWTNCSLDGKSVLVNGTKDRDVVCGPTSADFSPGHAPQILPFCLALTSAAVLVLLFFLALRFSVIKRGRKKLLYIFKQPFMKPAQTAQEEDACSCRFPEEEEGNEL